ACCAGATCAACGCCGTGCCCCTGGCATCCACGGCTGGGCGCGTCGAATGGTCCGGGCTTCCGTGGCTCGGGCTGAACGTCGGGGGGCGTTGGGTGGCGAAGCAGTACCTCGACAAGGAGAACCTCCACCCGCTCGGCGAGTACGCCACGATGGACATCGGCGGCTGGGCCCGTTTGGGGCGGGCGAGCCTCAATCTTCGGGTGCTGAACCTTCTCGATCGCGAATACTCGGATACCGGGTACATCGGCATCTTCGGAGACGAGCGCCTGGCTCCTGCCGCGCCGCGGAGCTTGGTGGCGGCCTTGTCCTTCCAGTAGTCGGGGCACGCCAGCCGCTCGGGAGGCGCCTTCGCGATCACTGCACACTTGTGCCCGAGGATGGCCGGGGCTATCATTTCGGCCATGCGCAGCGAGTACCGAGAGGAGCCCTGCCGCAGCGCGCTCAACCGGGTGAAGGGGATGGACTTCGACTGGTCCCTCAACCCTTACATGGGCTGCGCCCACCGCTGCGCGTTCTGCTACGTCCGAGCGTTCGAGCGGCGCGCCGACCGCCCGGCCGGCAGCCAGTACGGCCAATCGATCCGCGTCAAAGTCAACGTCGCGGCGGTGCTCAAGCTCGAGCTCGCACGGGCTTCCTGGAAACGCGAGTTCGTGGCCATCGGTGCGGCCACCGATCCCTACCAGCCCGCCGAGGGCATCTATCGCCTGACTCGATCCTGCCTCGAGGCGCTCGCCGAAGCGCGCACGCCGTTCGGTCTCATCACCCGGGGCACCATGGTCGTGCGAGACATCGACGTGCTCACGGAAGCCGCGAAGCGCGCCGAGATCTCGGTCAACTTCTCGATCCCCACGCTCGACGACGACATCTGGCGCAAGACGGAACCGGGCACGCCTCATCCGCGACAGAGGCTGCGCGTGATCCGAAGGCTGGTGGATGCGGGGATCAAGGCCGGCGTGGGCATCGCGCCGGTGCTACCCGGTCTCTCGGACGATCCACAGAAGCTGGCCGAAGTGGTGAAAGCCGCGCGCGATGCCGGCGCCGCGTTCGCCTGGGCCAGCGTCCTCTACCTGAGGCCGGGAACCAAAGAGCACTTCCTCGAGGTGCTCGGCAACGAGTGGCCCGAGCTCACGGCGCGATACGAGGCGATGTATCGCTCCCGCGCGTACCTCGCGAAGGCGGACACGGAGCCGGTGCAGCTCCAGGTGCGCCAGCTCAAGGCGAAGTATCGGATCGGCGACCGGCGCCGGCGCAAGCTCGAGCCGCCGCCGGAGCCGGTGCAGCTCGACCTCGCGGTCTGAGGCGATCCGGATGTGTAACTCTTTGCTGTCCCCGGGGAGAGCAAGAAGTTACAGGCGCGCCGACTAGAAGCGGCCTCGGTCGATCGTGATCCCTTCCAGCGTGATCACGTCTTCCGCGAGCAGGATGCCGGTTCCCACCGGGATCTCGATGTGAACGAAGATCCCCACCATTCCACTCCGGCTGTACCAGGCGAGCACGCGGTCGTCGGGGCCGAGGAATGCGCTGTCGGTTCGCACACGATAAGCGGGAAGCTTGCCGTCCGGGATGTTGAGTTGCTCGAGCGCCTCGACCGTCGACGAGAAGAACGGGTCTTCCCGAACCGTCCACGTGCGTCCCACCGTCATGGGATAACGCAAGCGCGTGAGCTCGTTCCCGGCGCCGCCCGTCGGCCGGCCGCTCAGCAGCTCGCGAACCAGGCGGAGCCGCCGTGTCATCTCCTCGGCGGCTCGATCGATCGATCCTGCGTCCATCGAGATCGCCATCCCGCTTCGCCACGTCTCCACGATCGCCATGTCGTCGGCGAGTGGATTCGTGGGTTCGGGCGTGCCCGCGCAAGCGGGGACCTCCCCGATCCCGATGTCCGCTTCGTAGAGACCGGTCGGGTCCTGACGATTGCGGACCCACTGGAGGTAAGTGTTGTTCCCGGACTCCGTCGAATCGACCTGTGTCAGCCGATCGATCACATACTCGCGATCCTCGATGGTCTCGACGCAGACCAGGTCGTGGTCGATCGACGAGCGGCGTACCACCGCGCTCGCCCCCGAGCCCAGCGTGAACACGCGATGGAAGTGCCAGTGATTTCCGAGATCGAGCGGATAGAACAGCCGCGGCGAGCTCGCCGCCCTTGCGGCGTCGCGCTCCGGCACGCTGGTCGAGCGGTCGGGAGCCAGCGGGCCCGAGCATCCGGACAGGAACAGTGTGGCGGCGAGGATCGATACGGATTGGCGGCGCATGGAGGCCTCGAGGTCCGTGAGGTGGCGGGGCCGCGTCCCGGCCTCGCATCCACCACTACCCCCAAAGCCGGCGGTCAGGTCCGCCGGAGAAGGGCCTGGAGCGGGCGAGCCGCGATGATCCCCACCGCCGGCCCCAGCGCCAGGACGGGGAAAGCCCAGCGCCAGCCTGCTCCTTCGACCATCAGCGGGACGAGCTGGATGGTGACCATGGTGAGCAGGAACCCCATGGACGTTTGCAGCGTGAGCGCGGTGCCCACCGCGTGAGGAGGCGCCGTCTCGGTCACCATGGCGCTGAACTGCGCCGAGTCCGCGACGACGAAGAACCCCCAGATCCAGACGACGGGCACCAGCAGCCACGGGCTCGCCCCGAACAGGAGGCCGATGGCGAGCGAGCAGGCTCCCGAGATCGCCATCGCCACGCTGACGACCTTCGCGTAACCCCAGCGCGCCGACATCCAGCCCCCCCAGAGGCATCCCAGTCCTCCGGCCGCGAGCCCACCAAAGGCCAGCGCGTCGGCCAGGTACTTGGGAATCTCGGAGTCGTGCGCAAGCAAGCTTGCGGCTAGGAACGCCGGGAGCCAGACCCACATCGCGTAGAGCTCCCACATATGTCCGAGGTAGCTGGCGATGGCGAGTCGGGTCGGCCGGCTGTGCAACACCGTGCCCACCAATCCCCACGAGAAGGGGCGCTGCGGGAAGGGAAACGGTCCGTCGACGAAGAAGAACCCGATCAGCATCGCCGCGATGAGCGCGCCGGCGGATGAGGCCACCACGACCGCGACGAGACTCGCGCCACCCAGCGCCTGGATGAGATAGGGCATGGCCTTTCCCACGGTAAGCGCGCCGACCACCGAGCCGATCGCGAGCCCACGGTAGCGCTGGAACCAGGTGGCGATCATCTTCATGGCGGGCGGATAGACGCCGGCGAGGAAGAAGCCGGTCATGAAGCGGAGCGCGAGCGCCGCGGCATAACCGGGCGCCGGAATCAGCGCCAGGTTGGTCAAGGCACCCGCGACCGCGCAGAAGGCCCAAAGACGCCGCGCGGGCCAAAGGTCGGCGAGATTGAGCACCGCGATCAGCGCGGTTCCGGCGACGAAGCCGAGCTGCACGATGGTGGTGAGCCACGCCGCCTGGTGGGCGTCGAGCATCCAGCGCGCGCGCAGCTCGGGCGTCACCGCGGTGGCGACGAACCACAGCGACATGCCGAGCAGCTCCGCCAGGCAGACGAGAGCCAGCATGCGGTAGCGTCGCGGGTCCGGCTCTCCGTCGCGAGGCGGCACGGGCACACTATAGACGGCTCGGTTCACCCCATGTATGTTTCCCGCCCCATGACTCCGGCGCCACGCCTGTCCACGTCGACGGTCGCCGCTCGAATCCCTTACGCGAACGCCGCTCCCTTCTACGCGCTGTGGAGCGAAGCGCCCTTCGCGGTGCGCAACCTCGCGCCGCGCGACCTGGGACACGAGGCGGAGTCCGGCACGGTGGATCTCGGACTCATGGCCGCCGCGGACTTCCTGCGGCTCCGAGATCGCTTCGAGCTGCTCGGCCCCATGGGCGTGGCGACACGCGGCGCGGTGCAGTCGGTGCTGCTGTTCTCGCGGAAACCCGCGGCCGCGCTCGGAGGCGGAGTGATCTCCGTCACCCCCGAGACCTCGACCTCCATCCGGCTCCTGCGTCTGCTGCTCGGCGTGCGCCGCAGCCTCGAGGGCATCCGCTATATCCGTGGGCTCGAGCCGTCGCAGGCCGACGGCCTGCTGCTCATCGGCGATCGGGCCATGCGCCGTCGCCGGCAGCCGCCGGACGGCTTCACCCACACGCTGGACCTCGGCGAGGACTGGCTCGAGTGGACCGGGCTCTCGTTCGTGTACGCGGTGTGGGCGGTGCGGCGCGCGCTGGAGCCCGCGGTGAAGCAGGAGCTGCGCGACTTTCTCGAAGCCTCGCTCACGGCCGGGCTGGCCGACCTGCCGGAGATGGCCCGCCAGCAGACCGAGCCCGGCTGGTCCCCGCCGGAGATGGAAGCGTACCTGCGGCGCTTCCATTACCGATTGGGCCCCGAGGACTTGGCCGGCCTCGAGCGCTTCGAGGAGCTGCTGGGCGAGCACGGGATGCTCGAAGCCGACTAGCAACCACGGCCTTAGTCGCGCGTAATTGGAGCCGTGGCGCGCCGCGCTCCGCGGCGCCGCGGCTTCACAGAACGTCAGTCACGGAGGAGCCAGCAATGCCCACCATGCACGAGATCGAATACGAGATCGTCGGTGATGATCTGCAATTCGTGAAGGTCGAGCTCGATCCCAAGGAGGCGGTGGTCGCCGAGGCGGGCTCGATGATGTACATCGAGGACGGCATCCAGATGGACACCATCTTCGGCGACGGATCGCAGCAGAACCAGGGCTTCATGGGCGCCTTGATGGGCGCCGGCAAGCGGTTGCTCACCGGCGAGTCGCTGTTCATGACCGTCTTCCACAACGAGTCGGCGCAGAAGCGCAAGGTCGCCTTCGCCGCGCCCTACCCCGGCAAGATCCAGCCGCTCCATCTGCGCGATCTGGGCGGTGAGCTGCTCTGCCAGAAGGACTCGTTCCTGTGCGCGGCCAAGGGCGTGAGCATCGGCATCGCGTTCACCAAGCGTTTCGGCGCGGGATTGTTCGGAGGCGAAGGGTTCATCCTGCAGAGGCTCCAGGGCGACGGCTGGTCGTTCGTACACGCCGGCGGCACGCTGGAAGAGCGCACGCTCGCGCCCGGCGAGAGCCTGCGCGTCGACACCGGGTGCCTGGTCGCGTTCCAGCCTTCGGTGAGCTACGACATCCAGTTCGTCGGCGGCCTCAAGACCGCGCTGTTCGGCGGCGAGGGATTGTTCTTCGCCGCTCTGCAGGGCCCGGGCCGTGTGTGGCTGCAGTCGCTGCCGTTCAGCCGGCTGGCCAGCCGCATCTACGCCGCCGCGCCGCAGACTGGCCGTGGCGGACGCGAACAAGGCTCGATCCTCGGCGGGCTCGGCAACCTGCTCGACGGCGACGGCCGATAGACGGCATACGTTTCGCCACACCGGAAGGAGGCCTGATGGGTCGCCGCAGCGTGATGCTGGTCGCGGCCGCCTTTGCCGCGCTGCTCGGCGCGGCGGTCGCGGCGCAGCAACGTGACTTCAGCAATGTCGAGATCAAGACCGAGAAGATCGCGCCGGGGATCTACCTGATGCAAGGCGCGGGGGGGAACCTCGGGGTCATGACGGGACCCGACGGCGTGCTGCTGATCGACGACTCCTTCGCGCCACTCACCGACAAGATCAGGGCCGCGATCGCCAAGGTCAGCGACAAGCCGGTGCGCTTCCTCATGAACACGCACTATCACGGTGACCACGTGGGTGGGAACGAGAACTTCGGCAAGCTCGGCGTCACCATCGTCGCGCACGACAACGTGTGGGCGCGGATGAGCGTGCCCCAGCCGCAACGCTCGCAGCCCGCGTATCCGAAGGAGGCGCTGCCGGTCATCGCCTTCAACGACAAGCTCACCTTCCATATGAACGGCGACACCGTCGAAGTCACCCACCTGCCGCCGGCGCACACCGACGGAGACGCGATCCTCCACTTCCAGAAGGCCAACGTCGTCCACACCGGCGACTGCTTCTTCAACGGCCGTTATCCGGTGATCGATCCGGCCGCCGGTGGCTCGATCGACGGCATGATCGCGGCGACCGAGAAGATCCTTTCGATGGTGAACGACCAGACCCGGATCATCCCGGGGCACGGTCCGCTCAGCGACAAGGCCGGGCTCGAGGCCTTCCACGACATGCTGGTCTCGGTGCGCGACAAGGTGCGGCCGCTGGTCGCGGCGGGGAAGACCAAGGAGGAGATCGTCGCGGCCAAGCCGACGGCAGACTTCGACGCCAAGTGGGCCGCCGGAGGCGCGCCCGACCGGTTCATCGGCGCCGTCGTCGACGGCATGAAGTCGAAGTAGCGAGGCATGGCCGAAAGCCCCACGCGGATCGGCGCCTATCCGATCGAGCGCGAGCTCGGCCGGGGCGGCATGGGCATCGTCTACCTCGCCCGCGACGTCCGGCTGCAGCGCGCGGTGGCGATCAAGGTCCTTCCCGAGGGATTCGCGCGCGATCCGGAGCGCTTGTCGCGGTTCGAGCGCGAGGCCCGGCTGCTCGCCTCGCTCAATCACCCCAACATCGCGGCGATCTACGGCCTCGAGGAGGCCGACGGCCAGCGCTTCCTCGTGCTCGAATACGTGGAAGGCGAGACGCTCGCGGAGCGCATCGAGCGTGGGCGCGTGCCGCTCGACGAGACGCTGAGCATCGGCCGCCAGATCGCCGCCGCGCTCGAGGCCGCGCACGAGAGCGGTGTGATCCATCGCGATCTCAAGCCGGGCAACGTGAAGATCACGCCGGCCGGGGACGTGAAGGTGCTCGATTTCGGCCTCGCCAAGGGGGCAGGCTCCGCGGACTCCTCGCCCGATTTCACGCAGTCGCCAACCATCGCGTACGCGCCGACCGGAGCGGGCGTGATCCTCGGCACCGCCGCCTACATGAGCCCCGAGCAGGCGCGCGGCAAGGTGGTCGACCGGCGCACGGACATCTGGTCCTTTGGCTGCGTGCTCTACG
This is a stretch of genomic DNA from Candidatus Eisenbacteria bacterium. It encodes these proteins:
- a CDS encoding radical SAM protein, which encodes MRSEYREEPCRSALNRVKGMDFDWSLNPYMGCAHRCAFCYVRAFERRADRPAGSQYGQSIRVKVNVAAVLKLELARASWKREFVAIGAATDPYQPAEGIYRLTRSCLEALAEARTPFGLITRGTMVVRDIDVLTEAAKRAEISVNFSIPTLDDDIWRKTEPGTPHPRQRLRVIRRLVDAGIKAGVGIAPVLPGLSDDPQKLAEVVKAARDAGAAFAWASVLYLRPGTKEHFLEVLGNEWPELTARYEAMYRSRAYLAKADTEPVQLQVRQLKAKYRIGDRRRRKLEPPPEPVQLDLAV
- a CDS encoding MFS transporter, with product MPPRDGEPDPRRYRMLALVCLAELLGMSLWFVATAVTPELRARWMLDAHQAAWLTTIVQLGFVAGTALIAVLNLADLWPARRLWAFCAVAGALTNLALIPAPGYAAALALRFMTGFFLAGVYPPAMKMIATWFQRYRGLAIGSVVGALTVGKAMPYLIQALGGASLVAVVVASSAGALIAAMLIGFFFVDGPFPFPQRPFSWGLVGTVLHSRPTRLAIASYLGHMWELYAMWVWLPAFLAASLLAHDSEIPKYLADALAFGGLAAGGLGCLWGGWMSARWGYAKVVSVAMAISGACSLAIGLLFGASPWLLVPVVWIWGFFVVADSAQFSAMVTETAPPHAVGTALTLQTSMGFLLTMVTIQLVPLMVEGAGWRWAFPVLALGPAVGIIAARPLQALLRRT
- a CDS encoding menaquinone biosynthesis protein; its protein translation is MTPAPRLSTSTVAARIPYANAAPFYALWSEAPFAVRNLAPRDLGHEAESGTVDLGLMAAADFLRLRDRFELLGPMGVATRGAVQSVLLFSRKPAAALGGGVISVTPETSTSIRLLRLLLGVRRSLEGIRYIRGLEPSQADGLLLIGDRAMRRRRQPPDGFTHTLDLGEDWLEWTGLSFVYAVWAVRRALEPAVKQELRDFLEASLTAGLADLPEMARQQTEPGWSPPEMEAYLRRFHYRLGPEDLAGLERFEELLGEHGMLEAD
- a CDS encoding TIGR00266 family protein, whose translation is MPTMHEIEYEIVGDDLQFVKVELDPKEAVVAEAGSMMYIEDGIQMDTIFGDGSQQNQGFMGALMGAGKRLLTGESLFMTVFHNESAQKRKVAFAAPYPGKIQPLHLRDLGGELLCQKDSFLCAAKGVSIGIAFTKRFGAGLFGGEGFILQRLQGDGWSFVHAGGTLEERTLAPGESLRVDTGCLVAFQPSVSYDIQFVGGLKTALFGGEGLFFAALQGPGRVWLQSLPFSRLASRIYAAAPQTGRGGREQGSILGGLGNLLDGDGR
- a CDS encoding MBL fold metallo-hydrolase — protein: MGRRSVMLVAAAFAALLGAAVAAQQRDFSNVEIKTEKIAPGIYLMQGAGGNLGVMTGPDGVLLIDDSFAPLTDKIRAAIAKVSDKPVRFLMNTHYHGDHVGGNENFGKLGVTIVAHDNVWARMSVPQPQRSQPAYPKEALPVIAFNDKLTFHMNGDTVEVTHLPPAHTDGDAILHFQKANVVHTGDCFFNGRYPVIDPAAGGSIDGMIAATEKILSMVNDQTRIIPGHGPLSDKAGLEAFHDMLVSVRDKVRPLVAAGKTKEEIVAAKPTADFDAKWAAGGAPDRFIGAVVDGMKSK